The genomic region TCATGTGGTTAAGGGGGTACCGAGATAATCATCTGCAAAGCCCAGCTGTAGCAATGATCGAGCAGTTTCTGAAGGTGATAGAAGAGGCCGATATCGAAACAGTTATTGCAGCATGTTCCAGAGACGAGAAAACAAAGGCAATTGTTCTTGGCGTGTTATGGACGATGTTGGCGCAAGGGTATCTGGGTACAGATCTACTTGAACCGTTAAGAATGGACAGCACAGTTTGGCTGAGACGACCGGAGTACGACAGAAAATGGCCTCGTTAACCCCTCTGTTTGGTTCATTAGAGCCAGGCGCAACGATATATGTAGAAGATCGTCGATATGTCCTCGTCACCTTACTGGATTTTCAAGATGCGTTAATACGTCATCCACAGTCCGGAAACGTCACGCGGGTACCCGTGAGGGATATTGCCTTCTTCCCGAAAGAGGAAGAAAAGAGACATATCCCCGAACTGTTGAATGTGCTTGATAAAAACTGGGAAGAGGCAAGTCGCCGCTTTGATTGCATTAAGCCACTTGTCGAGTTCGGAAAGAATGCGTCAATGGCAGAAATCAAGTCCCGTGCTGCTGAGGTGGACATTCCTTACACCACACTATATCGATGGATTCGGCAATATCGCGATACCGGCCAGATGGCTGGATTGCTCCGGCAGACACGAACGGATAAAGGTACAAAACGCCTATCAAATGAACAAGAAAAAATCGTTGAAGAGTCGATCAAGAAACACCGGATGACTGTGCAGCGAAAAAAAACATCCAAGGTAATTGAAGATGTGAAGAAAGTGTGTAGAGCAGCGGGATTAGCCGTTCCACACGCCAATACAATACGCGCTCGAGTTAATGATTTCTCGCTTCGCGAGGTGTATGAAGCTCAGTACGGTAAAAAGGCAGCGAGAGAGAAATATGATCTATATCGAGGAAAATATGATGAGGCTACATATCCTCTGAAAATCATACAAATAGACCACACTCCAATGGATATTTGTGTTGTCGATAGCCAATCACGAGAACCTATTGGCACGCCCTTTCTCACTATGGCCATCGATGTCTATAGTCGCATGGTATGCGGATTCTACATCTCTCTAGATGCACCAAGCGCTAACTCAGTCGGAATGTGCGTCTCTCATATGATGCTGCCAAAAGATGAGTTTTTAGCCAAACATAACATCTCGACCTCTTGGGACGTGTGGGGCAAACCAGATTGTATACATGTTGATAATGGTAAAGATTTCCGAAGTAATACATTGCAGCGAGCTTGCGAACAATATGGTATCGATCTCCAGTATCGTCCACTTGGACGACCTAATTTTGGAGGGCACATTGAAGCTTTACTTGGCACCATAATGAAGGAGTTGCACTCTCTACCAGGTACCAAGTTCTCCAACGTTGCGGAACGTGCCAACTATGACACCGAAGGACGGGCATGTCTGACCGTTCCTGAGTTAGAGAAATGGGTCACCCATTTCATTGTTGAGGTTTATCATCAACGGAAGCATTCCGCGCTTTATGGTTCTCCAGCACAAAAATTCAAAGATGGCATCTTCGGCACCGGAACTACACCTGGCCGAGGGGTGGCGACTCGTCCGCTAAATGAAGCGCAGCTTCGCTTGGACTTTCTGCCGGTCTTTTACCGTACCGTACAGGCCTACGGAATTTTGCTTGACCATATATTTTACTATCACGAGATTCTACAGCGATGGGTGGGGGAACAGAATCCAAGTCCCGCAGCTGTTGATGGAAAATTTGTAGTACGGCGGGATCCGAGAGACATCAGTGAGATCTATTTTTTTGATCCCTCCACGGGGCAATATCACCGTATTCCCTATCGAGATTTGTCTCACCCTGCTGTCAACATCTGGGAGTTCGAGGCGGCCCGCAAGTTCGCGATAGAACGAGGCGCCAAGCTTATCAATGAGGACATCATATTCTCCGCGTATGATGAGATGGAGCGAATAGTAGAGAACGCAAGGAAGCAAACTAAAAAAGTTCGACGTGACAATGAGCGTAAAGCAGAACATAAACGACAGCCAAGCATAAAAATGTTACTCAGTGATGAGTCAAAGGGCCATGAGAGAACACGAGAGCCTGAGCGAGAGACCAAACCACTATTAGACATCAAACCCTTTGATATAGATGAGTAAGCGAATATGGAATCACTTTACCCACATTTGTCACCTAAAACTGCTGCGGTCATGTCACAGGATAATGTTGCGAGAATTGCGTATGTGCGAGAGAAGCGATGGATTACGTACACAATGGCAAAGCAAGCTCTTGATCGTATGAAATGGTTGCTCGACGGACCGCCATCAAAGCGAAAGGTAAACATGATGATTATTGCTGAGACTAACAACGGCAAATCTCACTTGTTGGAGCGATTCTATGACCTACATCCAATTGACCCTGGCCGCGACGGAGGCCAAACAGTATCTCCCGTTCTACTCATCGAAATGCCTTCTGCCCCAGACGAAGGACGTATTTACGATGAAATTCTAAGTATGTTGAATGCTCCTTTTCGACACAGCGACCGCGTCTCAAAGAAAAAAGACTTGCTGTCGTACTATGTAAAGTTGCTCGGGGTAAGAATGCTGATGATCGATGAGTTCCAGCATATTGCAGTAGCCACGCCAAGGAGGCAACGTGAGTGCCTCAACACAATCAAGCTCATTGGTAGTCAACAAGAACTTACTATAGTTGGGGCCGGGGTAAAAGAAGCGCTGAACGTCATCAATAGTGATCCACAATTGGCCAATCGCTTTGAACCATTCTTCCTTTTGAAATGGACATATTCGGACGATTATCTGCGGTTGCTAGCCAGCTTTGAGAAGCTGCTGCCATTGAGACAGCAATCAGGATTAACTGATGAACGATTTGCAAAAGAACTGTTGGGGCTATCAGAAGGCCTAATTGGCGAGATGGCTACGCTCTTAGCAAGGGCAACTGAAGCCGCTATAAATGACGGTAAGGAGAGGCTGACTCTGGACTATGTAAAAAATGCGGTCTGGGCAACTCCCTCTGAAAGAAAGCGAGCCTTGGGGCGCTTCCACTAATTTCAAAGCGCTCCATCAGTTCCTTTCCTCATTATCCAAGCTTTGACGTCGACGTAGATACTGGACATGTAAAACACCTATCTCATGGCACTGAGGCTTCATATCGTTCATTTCGATATATCGACACATCGGTAATAGCCGTATCTAAGCAATTGCCGGTAATTGCTACTCCGCTACCAGATGAGCTTCTGACTTCATGGATGACGCGGCTAGCAATCATGAACCATTGCAAACTGCAGACGTTATGCTCGAGATACTTCTCATCTGGACCTTCGTTGTTAGCAAAAGATCTAGATAGATGCGCTTCAAATTTAGTGCTGTCGCGACTAGCATCGATTACCAACACTCCCATCTCCCGAGTGAAATTGACCACGTTACGTGAGCTGGAGGGAACAATTTTCCCACAGAGTAGTGTTAATTCTCCTTCTCGATTCTTCCTTCCCCTTGGCGTCTACCACCGACTACGGACCAGATTTGGACTGATGTGCTGTCCTGAATGCCTAGCCAATGATACAGCGCCATACTTTCGTCGCTCATGGCGTTTCTCTTTGTTAGGTATTTGCCCTATCCACAAGACTCCTCTCCATGATCACTGTCATCAGTGTGGTTTTAGCTATGCAATCGTTCGCACACTAATCGGGAATTCATTCCGGTTCAATCCTCAGTCAGTTTGCCTATGCAGCAAATGTGGTGCAGATGTCAGATTGGATACAACGTTAGGATGGTATGACGCAAGTGAACGAGAAAAGGAACTATTGATAGAAACAGCATGTAATCTTCGATTGTTGTTTGACGGTAAGTTGATGCCTTTAGTGCATGATGCCTGCTCCATGCGGTCGTTCATTGATGTGCTGGAGCGACTGTCACGTACAATGGTCTCCAAGCGCCATGGTGCAGGCGTTCACGTGTTGCAAAAGGCGGTTTATTCTGCAGCCGGGATTAACGCGCCCAATACCGCGACAGAGAATTTACTTGAACGCTTCTCGCCGGCTGTAAGAATGAAAGCAGTCGCCGCGGCATACTGGTTATTAAGTGACTGGCCCAGTAGGCTTGAGAGGATCGATCAGAAAACACCATTATGGAGTTCGGCTCTCATTCAGAATATTCATCGAATACCGTCATGGTATGGTGAGCCAATTTATCGCATCTGCTATCGCCCGCTAGCGTCCTCTCAAGCTAAGCGTGCTAAAGCAGTATGAAAAAGCGAAAAGCCGAATTGATTTCGAAAGCGCAGAATGCTTGGAAAGTTCTCTCGGAATGTATCGAAGAATAGCCGCAACCATGCTCGAAGAAAATATTGTTCCATCCTAGCTTTGTTCAGTACAGAGTTGCAAGGGCCTTGCTAAATCTCATAGTCTGTGCAGCCTGTCATTACAAAGTAAAACTTCATGATCTCATAAATCGACGAGTAAATGGCCTTGGCGATATGAGTCAGCACTAATCGCTGCGCAAAGGTTTCTTAAGTTCGGGGTATTTGAAGCGTAGGTAATCCATAAACTCATGGGAAATGTTAAACGCTCCCCAGAGTTCATCGCTATAGTTTGCAATCATGTGGAAAGGGTTCAAAAAATCGAGAATGAACGAAAAAGGAGTAAGGTATTGACCAAGTTCTATGTACTCGTGATTCCTTTTGTGTCGCTCCCACGAGGCGATGCGATGAATGTGCGTGTTTTCTTCGCCCGCAATGAATAGCAGCTCCTTTAATCTATCCCTGCGATCATGCCACTCTTGAGCTTGCATGATTAGGGCATCATCTATGTCGTCCCCTTTCATTTGGGTAAGCTGAATTTGACTGAAAAGTTTGGCATAAAACGGTACAAAGCCTGCCCAGTTGTTCGCAAAATTTATGACATCCCGGTCGTTACCGTGGTCGATGGCTTGTGCTACTTCGATTGATTCAACTAAACGCTGTCCGCTCTGCCGCATCTCGTGTTGAGCTTTAAGCATGTGAAGCTTTTCGGGAGGGTAAGAAGCGGTGTCCTTGTCGACTAACTTGTGACATGTTGGGCAAAGAAGAATAAGGTTGAAGTAGGAATTTCGCTCACTAATGT from Permianibacter aggregans harbors:
- a CDS encoding Mu transposase C-terminal domain-containing protein yields the protein MASLTPLFGSLEPGATIYVEDRRYVLVTLLDFQDALIRHPQSGNVTRVPVRDIAFFPKEEEKRHIPELLNVLDKNWEEASRRFDCIKPLVEFGKNASMAEIKSRAAEVDIPYTTLYRWIRQYRDTGQMAGLLRQTRTDKGTKRLSNEQEKIVEESIKKHRMTVQRKKTSKVIEDVKKVCRAAGLAVPHANTIRARVNDFSLREVYEAQYGKKAAREKYDLYRGKYDEATYPLKIIQIDHTPMDICVVDSQSREPIGTPFLTMAIDVYSRMVCGFYISLDAPSANSVGMCVSHMMLPKDEFLAKHNISTSWDVWGKPDCIHVDNGKDFRSNTLQRACEQYGIDLQYRPLGRPNFGGHIEALLGTIMKELHSLPGTKFSNVAERANYDTEGRACLTVPELEKWVTHFIVEVYHQRKHSALYGSPAQKFKDGIFGTGTTPGRGVATRPLNEAQLRLDFLPVFYRTVQAYGILLDHIFYYHEILQRWVGEQNPSPAAVDGKFVVRRDPRDISEIYFFDPSTGQYHRIPYRDLSHPAVNIWEFEAARKFAIERGAKLINEDIIFSAYDEMERIVENARKQTKKVRRDNERKAEHKRQPSIKMLLSDESKGHERTREPERETKPLLDIKPFDIDE
- a CDS encoding TniB family NTP-binding protein, with the translated sequence MSQDNVARIAYVREKRWITYTMAKQALDRMKWLLDGPPSKRKVNMMIIAETNNGKSHLLERFYDLHPIDPGRDGGQTVSPVLLIEMPSAPDEGRIYDEILSMLNAPFRHSDRVSKKKDLLSYYVKLLGVRMLMIDEFQHIAVATPRRQRECLNTIKLIGSQQELTIVGAGVKEALNVINSDPQLANRFEPFFLLKWTYSDDYLRLLASFEKLLPLRQQSGLTDERFAKELLGLSEGLIGEMATLLARATEAAINDGKERLTLDYVKNAVWATPSERKRALGRFH
- a CDS encoding HNH endonuclease, coding for MLWANAGSNCSLCRQRLAQITSNGRAAVIGEAAHIIAESLDGPRGQSILDISERNSYFNLILLCPTCHKLVDKDTASYPPEKLHMLKAQHEMRQSGQRLVESIEVAQAIDHGNDRDVINFANNWAGFVPFYAKLFSQIQLTQMKGDDIDDALIMQAQEWHDRRDRLKELLFIAGEENTHIHRIASWERHKRNHEYIELGQYLTPFSFILDFLNPFHMIANYSDELWGAFNISHEFMDYLRFKYPELKKPLRSD